The Caballeronia sp. Lep1P3 genome window below encodes:
- a CDS encoding integration host factor subunit alpha — MNQMNSSDFEALLSAQRSAMTRDNTTSGAVSNDTPTLTKAELAEMLFDHVGLNKREAKDMVEAFFEVIRDALESGDSVKLSGFGNFQLRDKPQRPGRNPKTGEAIPIAARRVVTFHASQKLKALVETGAETSLSR, encoded by the coding sequence ATGAACCAAATGAACTCGAGTGATTTCGAAGCCCTTCTTTCGGCGCAGCGCAGCGCCATGACCCGAGACAACACGACTTCGGGCGCGGTGTCGAACGACACGCCGACGCTCACCAAAGCCGAGCTCGCGGAAATGCTGTTCGACCACGTCGGTCTGAACAAGCGCGAAGCGAAGGACATGGTCGAAGCGTTCTTCGAAGTCATCCGCGATGCGCTTGAAAGCGGCGACAGCGTCAAGCTGTCCGGCTTCGGCAACTTCCAGTTGCGCGACAAGCCGCAGCGCCCGGGCCGCAATCCCAAGACCGGCGAAGCCATTCCCATTGCGGCGCGTCGCGTCGTCACATTTCATGCAAGCCAGAAACTGAAGGCGCTGGTCGAAACCGGAGCGGAGACGAGTCTTTCCCGTTGA
- a CDS encoding MerR family transcriptional regulator: protein MEKVVLPPIPAKRYFTIGEVSELCGVKPHVLRYWEQEFTQLRPVKRRGNRRYYQHHEVLLIRRIRELLYEQGFTINGARNRLDAQGRANGDAAEMDESPGAAQAQQPAVDVDQLRSEIMQVIDLLGG, encoded by the coding sequence ATGGAAAAAGTCGTCTTGCCTCCGATCCCAGCCAAGCGTTATTTCACGATTGGCGAAGTCAGCGAACTATGCGGCGTCAAACCGCATGTGCTGCGCTATTGGGAGCAGGAGTTCACGCAACTGCGGCCGGTCAAGCGACGCGGGAATCGCCGGTACTATCAGCATCATGAAGTCCTGCTGATCCGGCGCATTCGTGAGCTGCTGTACGAACAGGGCTTCACGATCAACGGCGCGCGCAATCGCCTCGATGCGCAAGGGCGCGCCAACGGCGACGCCGCCGAGATGGACGAGTCGCCCGGAGCCGCACAGGCGCAGCAGCCCGCCGTCGATGTCGATCAGTTGCGCAGCGAGATCATGCAGGTGATCGATCTCCTGGGCGGATGA
- a CDS encoding bifunctional (p)ppGpp synthetase/guanosine-3',5'-bis(diphosphate) 3'-pyrophosphohydrolase, which yields MTETAVPADTLPEPSIDDALAFVRDHAKDARLSTGELLAEHAAGTARIMQTLNVDPHAIAAAALFALAPHLDDPEKLIAERFGAEVQRLVGDVRKLLRLGSLSSRATLAELPHNTRDAQAARRAQVESLRKMLLAFAQDIRVVLIRLASRLQTLRYHAAHKTDPSPDVPRETLEIYAPLANRLGIWQLKWELEDLSFRFEDPVTYKRIAKLLDEKRVERESYVTGAIARLQKELDTAQIKAEVSGRPKHIYSIWKKMRGKHLDFSELNDVRAFRVIVGDIKDCYTVLGIVHNLWQPVPREFDDYISRPKPNGYKSLHTVVVGDDGRAFEVQIRTHEMHQFAEYGVAAHWRYKEAGARGYAGQVTANEKYDEKIAWLRQLLAWKDDVEGDRPGWQHLRDATLDDDHIYVLTPQARVIALPQGATAVDFAYHLHSELGHRCRGARVDGAMVPLNTPLQNGQTVEIIAVKEGGPSRDWLNPQLGYLQSPRARQKVRAWFNAVDAEENIAQGRAIVEKTLQREGKTSVNLDQLAAKLGFKAPEELYAVVAKDEFSLRNIEHALSDTPPPEPAPEAPAHFEKRSSGQSVAHGASTGVLVVGVDALLTQLARCCRPAPPDPIAGFVTRGKGMSIHRTDCATFQRMAQRSPERVLHTTWSADVLNGRGSSVYPVDLAVESADRQGLLRDISEVFAREKINVIGVKSQSRRNVAYMQFTVEVSSAAQIQRACTLLAEIGGVIRASRRA from the coding sequence ATGACCGAGACCGCCGTCCCCGCCGATACGTTGCCTGAGCCGTCCATCGACGACGCGCTCGCGTTCGTGCGCGATCACGCGAAGGATGCGCGGCTCTCGACCGGCGAACTGCTCGCCGAACATGCGGCCGGCACCGCGCGCATCATGCAGACGCTCAACGTCGATCCGCACGCGATCGCCGCCGCCGCGCTCTTCGCGCTCGCGCCGCATCTCGACGATCCGGAGAAGCTGATCGCGGAGCGCTTCGGTGCGGAAGTGCAGCGGCTCGTCGGCGACGTGCGCAAGCTCTTGCGGCTCGGCTCGCTGAGTTCCCGCGCGACGCTCGCCGAACTGCCGCACAACACGCGCGATGCGCAGGCGGCGCGGCGCGCGCAAGTCGAATCGCTGCGCAAGATGCTGCTTGCCTTCGCGCAGGACATACGCGTGGTGCTGATCCGCCTCGCGTCCCGCTTGCAGACGCTGCGCTACCACGCGGCGCACAAGACCGACCCGTCGCCCGACGTGCCGCGCGAGACGCTCGAAATCTACGCGCCGCTTGCCAACCGGCTCGGCATCTGGCAACTGAAATGGGAACTCGAAGACCTGTCGTTCCGCTTCGAGGACCCCGTCACCTACAAGCGCATCGCGAAGCTGCTCGATGAGAAACGCGTCGAGCGCGAATCGTATGTGACCGGCGCCATCGCGCGGCTGCAAAAGGAACTGGACACCGCGCAGATCAAGGCCGAGGTGAGCGGCCGGCCCAAGCACATCTACAGCATCTGGAAGAAGATGCGCGGCAAGCATCTCGACTTCTCGGAGCTTAACGACGTGCGCGCGTTTCGCGTGATCGTCGGCGATATCAAGGATTGCTACACGGTGCTCGGCATCGTGCACAACCTGTGGCAGCCGGTGCCGCGCGAATTCGACGACTACATCTCGCGGCCGAAGCCGAACGGCTACAAGTCGCTGCATACGGTGGTCGTCGGCGACGATGGCCGCGCGTTCGAAGTGCAAATCCGCACGCACGAGATGCATCAGTTCGCCGAATACGGCGTGGCCGCCCACTGGCGCTACAAGGAAGCCGGCGCGCGCGGCTACGCGGGCCAGGTCACGGCGAACGAGAAATACGACGAGAAGATCGCGTGGCTGCGCCAGCTTCTCGCATGGAAAGACGATGTCGAAGGCGATCGTCCCGGCTGGCAGCATCTGCGCGACGCCACGCTCGACGACGATCACATCTATGTCCTGACGCCTCAGGCGCGCGTGATCGCACTGCCGCAGGGCGCGACCGCCGTCGATTTCGCATATCACCTGCATAGCGAACTCGGGCATCGCTGCCGCGGGGCGCGCGTCGACGGCGCGATGGTGCCGCTCAACACACCGCTGCAGAACGGGCAGACCGTCGAAATCATCGCGGTGAAGGAGGGCGGGCCTTCGCGAGACTGGCTCAACCCGCAGCTCGGCTATCTGCAGAGCCCGCGCGCGCGGCAGAAGGTGCGCGCGTGGTTCAACGCGGTCGATGCCGAAGAGAACATCGCGCAGGGCCGCGCGATCGTCGAAAAGACGCTGCAGCGCGAGGGCAAGACGTCCGTCAATCTGGATCAGCTCGCGGCCAAGCTCGGGTTCAAGGCGCCGGAAGAGTTATACGCGGTCGTCGCGAAGGACGAGTTCAGCCTGCGCAACATCGAACACGCGCTTTCCGACACACCGCCGCCCGAGCCCGCACCCGAAGCGCCCGCGCACTTCGAAAAGCGCAGCAGCGGGCAGAGCGTGGCCCACGGCGCGTCGACGGGCGTGCTCGTCGTCGGCGTCGACGCGCTGCTCACGCAGCTCGCGCGCTGCTGCCGTCCGGCGCCGCCCGATCCGATCGCGGGGTTCGTGACGCGCGGCAAGGGCATGTCGATTCATCGCACCGACTGCGCGACGTTCCAGCGCATGGCGCAGCGCTCGCCCGAGCGCGTGCTGCATACGACGTGGTCGGCGGATGTGCTCAACGGGCGCGGATCGTCGGTGTATCCGGTCGATCTTGCGGTCGAGTCGGCGGATCGGCAGGGGCTTCTGCGGGATATTTCGGAGGTCTTCGCGCGCGAGAAGATCAACGTGATCGGCGTGAAAAGCCAGAGCCGCAGGAACGTCGCGTACATGCAGTTCACCGTCGAGGTGTCGAGCGCTGCGCAGATACAGCGCGCGTGCACGTTGCTCGCGGAGATCGGCGGGGTGATACGGGCGTCGCGGCGTGCTTGA
- the rpmI gene encoding 50S ribosomal protein L35 → MPKMKTKKSAAKRFVVRPGGTVKRGQAFKRHILTKKTTKNKRHLRGATAVHDSDLNSVRAMLPFA, encoded by the coding sequence ATGCCGAAGATGAAGACCAAGAAGAGTGCTGCAAAGCGCTTCGTGGTGCGTCCGGGCGGTACCGTCAAGCGCGGTCAGGCCTTCAAGCGCCACATTCTTACCAAGAAAACCACCAAGAACAAACGCCATCTGCGTGGCGCCACGGCTGTTCACGATTCCGATCTGAACTCCGTCCGCGCAATGCTGCCGTTCGCGTAA
- the pheS gene encoding phenylalanine--tRNA ligase subunit alpha — translation MDLDQIVADAKSAFENATDATTLENEKARFLGKAGALTELLKGLGKLDPDAKKTEGARINVAKQQVEAALNARRQALADALLNQRLAAEAIDVTLPGRGAGAGTLHPVMRTWERVEKIFGSIGFDVADGPEIETDWYNFTALNSPENHPARSMQDTFYVNGKDAEGRPLLLRTHTSPMQVRYARMNKPPIKVIVPGRTYRVDSDATHSPMFNQVEGLWIEENISFADLKGVYTDFLKKFFERDDILVRFRPSYFPFTEPSAEIDMMFEHGKNAGKWLEISGSGQVHPTVIRNMGLDPERYIGFAFGSGLERLTMLRYGVQDLRLFFENDLRFLRQFA, via the coding sequence ATGGATCTGGACCAGATTGTCGCCGACGCGAAAAGCGCCTTTGAAAACGCCACGGATGCCACCACGCTCGAAAACGAGAAGGCTCGCTTTCTCGGCAAGGCGGGCGCGCTGACGGAGCTGCTGAAGGGCCTGGGCAAGCTCGATCCGGACGCGAAGAAGACGGAAGGCGCGCGCATCAACGTAGCGAAGCAGCAGGTCGAGGCGGCGCTCAATGCGCGTCGTCAGGCGCTGGCCGATGCGCTTCTGAACCAGCGGCTCGCAGCCGAAGCCATCGACGTGACGCTGCCCGGGCGCGGCGCTGGCGCGGGCACGCTGCATCCGGTGATGCGAACCTGGGAGCGCGTCGAGAAAATCTTCGGCTCGATCGGCTTCGACGTTGCCGACGGTCCCGAGATCGAGACGGACTGGTACAACTTCACCGCGCTGAACAGCCCCGAGAACCATCCGGCGCGCTCGATGCAGGACACCTTCTACGTCAACGGGAAGGACGCCGAAGGACGCCCGCTTCTGCTTCGCACGCACACGAGCCCCATGCAGGTGCGCTACGCGCGCATGAACAAGCCGCCGATCAAGGTGATCGTGCCCGGCCGCACGTATCGCGTGGACAGCGACGCCACCCATTCGCCGATGTTCAATCAGGTGGAAGGCCTGTGGATCGAGGAGAACATCAGCTTTGCGGACCTGAAGGGCGTCTACACCGATTTCCTCAAGAAGTTCTTCGAGCGCGACGACATTCTCGTGCGTTTCCGTCCGTCGTACTTTCCGTTCACCGAGCCGTCGGCCGAGATCGACATGATGTTCGAGCACGGCAAGAACGCGGGCAAGTGGCTGGAGATTTCGGGCTCGGGTCAGGTGCATCCGACCGTCATCCGCAACATGGGCCTCGATCCCGAGCGCTATATCGGCTTTGCGTTCGGCAGCGGCCTCGAGCGTCTGACGATGCTGCGTTACGGCGTCCAGGACTTGCGCCTCTTCTTCGAAAACGATCTGCGCTTCCTTCGACAGTTCGCCTGA
- the rplT gene encoding 50S ribosomal protein L20 encodes MPRVKRGVTARARHKKIIRLAKGYRGRRNNVYRIAKQAVMRAGQYAYRDRRNKKRVFRALWITRINAAVRQHDMTYSVFINGLKKASIELDRKVLADMAVFDKAAFAAIVKQVKAAVAA; translated from the coding sequence ATGCCTCGAGTAAAACGTGGGGTTACCGCACGGGCCCGTCACAAGAAGATCATCCGTCTGGCCAAGGGTTACCGCGGCCGTCGCAATAACGTCTATCGCATCGCCAAGCAGGCGGTCATGCGCGCAGGCCAGTACGCCTATCGCGATCGCCGCAACAAGAAGCGTGTGTTCCGCGCATTGTGGATCACGCGTATCAACGCGGCGGTGCGTCAGCACGACATGACCTACAGCGTGTTCATCAACGGCCTGAAGAAGGCGTCGATCGAACTCGACCGCAAGGTGCTGGCTGACATGGCTGTGTTCGACAAGGCTGCTTTTGCTGCGATCGTCAAGCAGGTGAAAGCCGCCGTTGCAGCCTAA
- the thrS gene encoding threonine--tRNA ligase, which yields MVSVRLPDGSVRQYDHPVTVAEVAASIGAGLAKAALAGKLNGELVDTSFVIDRDSSLAIVTDKDPEGVDVVRHSTAHLLAYAVKDLFPEAQVTIGPVIDNGFYYDFAYSRPFTPEDLEKIEKRMQELVKKDEPVSRRVVSRDEAVDYFKSIGEKYKAEIIESIPASDEIKLYSHGGFTDLCRGPHVPSTGKLKVFKLMKLAGAYWRGDSKNEQLQRIYGTAWTKKEDQDAYLHMLEEAEKRDHRKLGKQLDLFHLQDEAPGMVFWHPKGWSLWQQVEQYMRRRVNEAGYLEIKTPMVMDRSLWEASGHWQNYRENMFTTESEKRDYAIKPMNCPGHVQVFNHGLRSYRDLPLRYAEFGSCHRNEPSGALHGLMRVRGFVQDDAHIFCTEDQFIAESIAFNTLAMSVYKDFGFEHIDIKLSLRPEQRAGTDETWDRAEQGLREALTACGLQWEELAGEGAFYGPKIEYHIKDALGRSWQCGTLQLDMVLPERLGAEYVAEDNSRRRPVMLHRAIVGSMERFLGILIEHHAGAMPPWLAPVQAVVLNIAESQAEYAASLAQSLQKQGLRVESDLRNEKISYKIREHTLQKVPYLLVVGDKEREAQTVAVRARGGVDLGVMPVGAFLERLQEEVRAFK from the coding sequence ATGGTTTCGGTACGTTTGCCTGATGGGTCGGTCCGCCAATACGACCACCCGGTGACCGTCGCGGAAGTCGCGGCATCGATCGGCGCGGGCCTCGCCAAGGCGGCGCTCGCCGGCAAGCTGAACGGCGAGCTCGTCGATACATCTTTCGTGATCGACCGCGATTCGTCGCTCGCCATCGTCACCGACAAAGACCCGGAAGGCGTCGATGTCGTTCGTCACTCCACCGCGCACCTTCTGGCCTACGCGGTCAAGGACCTGTTTCCCGAGGCGCAGGTCACCATCGGACCGGTCATCGACAACGGCTTCTACTACGACTTCGCGTACAGCCGTCCCTTCACGCCCGAAGATCTGGAAAAGATCGAAAAGCGCATGCAGGAGCTCGTGAAGAAAGACGAGCCGGTGTCGCGCCGCGTCGTTTCGCGCGACGAGGCCGTCGACTACTTCAAGAGCATCGGCGAAAAGTACAAGGCGGAGATCATCGAGTCGATTCCCGCCAGCGACGAAATCAAGCTCTACTCTCACGGCGGTTTCACCGACCTGTGCCGTGGCCCGCACGTACCGTCCACCGGCAAGCTCAAGGTTTTCAAGCTGATGAAGCTCGCGGGCGCGTACTGGCGCGGCGATTCGAAGAACGAGCAACTGCAGCGCATCTACGGCACCGCCTGGACGAAGAAGGAAGACCAGGACGCGTACCTGCACATGCTCGAGGAAGCGGAGAAGCGCGACCACCGCAAGCTCGGCAAGCAGCTCGACCTGTTCCATCTGCAGGACGAGGCGCCGGGCATGGTGTTCTGGCATCCGAAGGGCTGGTCGCTGTGGCAGCAGGTCGAGCAGTACATGCGCCGCCGCGTGAACGAGGCCGGTTATCTCGAAATCAAGACGCCGATGGTCATGGACCGGTCGCTCTGGGAAGCGTCGGGCCACTGGCAGAACTATCGTGAAAACATGTTCACGACCGAATCGGAAAAGCGCGACTACGCCATCAAGCCGATGAACTGCCCCGGCCACGTCCAGGTGTTCAACCACGGTCTGCGCTCGTACCGCGATCTGCCGCTGCGTTACGCGGAATTTGGCTCGTGCCACCGCAACGAGCCGTCGGGCGCGCTGCACGGGCTCATGCGCGTGCGCGGTTTCGTGCAGGACGACGCACACATCTTCTGTACCGAAGACCAGTTCATCGCGGAATCGATCGCGTTCAACACGCTCGCGATGAGCGTCTACAAGGACTTCGGCTTCGAGCACATCGACATCAAGCTGTCGTTGCGCCCGGAGCAGCGCGCGGGCACCGACGAAACCTGGGATCGCGCGGAACAGGGTCTGCGCGAGGCGCTCACCGCGTGCGGGCTACAGTGGGAAGAGCTCGCGGGCGAAGGCGCGTTCTACGGTCCGAAGATCGAGTACCACATCAAGGATGCGCTCGGACGGTCCTGGCAATGCGGCACGCTGCAGCTCGACATGGTGCTGCCGGAGCGTCTCGGCGCGGAGTATGTCGCGGAAGACAATAGCCGCCGTCGTCCGGTGATGCTTCACCGCGCGATAGTCGGGTCGATGGAGCGCTTCCTCGGCATTCTGATCGAGCACCACGCCGGGGCAATGCCTCCGTGGCTCGCGCCCGTGCAGGCTGTCGTGCTGAATATTGCCGAAAGTCAGGCCGAATATGCTGCTTCTCTCGCCCAATCGTTGCAAAAACAAGGGCTTAGAGTTGAGAGCGATTTGCGCAACGAGAAGATTAGCTATAAAATACGCGAGCACACGCTGCAAAAGGTTCCCTATTTGCTGGTCGTCGGGGACAAGGAGCGTGAGGCACAAACCGTAGCCGTGCGTGCTCGTGGCGGTGTCGATCTGGGCGTCATGCCGGTCGGCGCATTCCTCGAACGTCTGCAAGAGGAAGTGCGGGCGTTCAAGTAA
- the pheT gene encoding phenylalanine--tRNA ligase subunit beta — MQFPESWLRSFVDPKLSTDELAHALTMAGLEVEDLRPVAPPTTKIVVGQVLEVAKHPNADKLNVCQVDAGTGERLNIVCGAPNVSPGIKVPVALIGAVLPPVEAGGEPFAIKPAKLRGVDSQGMLCSARELKLSEDHSGLLILSADAKIGQDIREALSLDDTVFEIKLTPNKADCLSVFGVARETAAITGAPLKALDMPPVKTTLDEKLPVKVLAPDLCGRFSGRVIRGVNAHGKTPQWMVERLERSGQRSISALVDISNYVMLELGRPTHVFDLDKIHGGIEVRWGRQGESLKLLNGNTVELDETVGVIADDRHVESLAGIMGGDSTAVSLDTANIYLEAAFWWPDAIRGRARKYNFSTDAAHRFERGVDYATTVEHIERISQLILDICGGEAGPVDDQILNVPERRPVSMRVSRAHRIIGVEIGAEEIAQIFTRLNLAFERDGDTFKVTPPPYRFDIEIEEDLIEEVARIYGFEKIPARPPVAASEMRRTDETKRSIHALRHAVAARDYAETVNFSFVDAQWEQDFAGNDNPVKLVNPIASQHSVMRTTLFGSLIDVLRYNLNRRADRIRVFEAGRVFLRDASVKAGELAVEGFAQPKMIGALAYGPALDEQWGVASRNVDFFDVKGDVEALFAPVAPRFVKAEHSALHPGRSARIEVAGRAVGWIGELHPRWLQKYDLPHAPILFEVEADALMDRALPTPSEVSKFPPVRRDIAVVVDQSVPVQALLDELENARSEPACKHVTRVALFDEFRPKSNTSGGLGVHEKSLAFRVTLQDTGGTLQDETVDTAIKTLVDRLARVHGARLRG, encoded by the coding sequence ATGCAATTCCCCGAATCCTGGCTCCGCAGCTTCGTCGATCCCAAGCTCTCCACCGACGAACTCGCTCACGCGCTGACGATGGCCGGTCTCGAAGTCGAAGACCTGCGGCCGGTCGCGCCGCCGACCACCAAGATCGTCGTCGGGCAAGTGCTGGAAGTGGCCAAGCATCCGAACGCCGACAAGCTCAACGTCTGCCAGGTCGACGCCGGCACGGGCGAGCGTCTGAACATCGTCTGCGGCGCGCCGAACGTGTCGCCGGGCATCAAGGTGCCGGTCGCGCTGATCGGCGCGGTTCTGCCGCCGGTCGAGGCGGGCGGCGAGCCATTCGCCATCAAGCCGGCGAAGCTGCGCGGCGTCGATAGCCAGGGCATGCTGTGCTCGGCGCGCGAACTCAAGCTGTCCGAAGATCACAGCGGCCTGCTGATCCTGTCCGCCGACGCGAAGATCGGGCAGGACATCCGCGAGGCGCTCAGTCTCGACGACACTGTTTTCGAGATCAAGCTGACGCCGAACAAGGCGGACTGTCTCTCGGTGTTCGGCGTCGCGCGCGAAACCGCGGCGATCACCGGCGCACCGCTGAAGGCGCTCGACATGCCGCCCGTCAAGACGACGCTCGACGAAAAGCTGCCCGTCAAGGTGCTCGCGCCCGACCTGTGCGGCCGCTTCTCGGGCCGCGTGATCCGTGGCGTCAACGCACACGGGAAGACGCCGCAATGGATGGTCGAGCGTCTCGAACGCTCGGGCCAGCGCAGCATTTCCGCGCTCGTCGATATTTCGAACTACGTGATGCTCGAGCTCGGTCGCCCGACGCACGTCTTCGATCTCGACAAGATTCACGGCGGGATCGAAGTGCGTTGGGGCAGACAAGGCGAGTCGCTCAAGCTGCTTAACGGCAATACTGTCGAGCTGGATGAAACCGTCGGCGTGATCGCGGACGATCGCCACGTCGAAAGTCTCGCCGGCATCATGGGCGGCGACAGCACCGCCGTATCGCTCGATACGGCCAACATCTATCTGGAAGCCGCGTTCTGGTGGCCGGACGCCATTCGCGGCCGTGCGCGCAAGTACAACTTCTCGACGGATGCGGCGCACCGCTTCGAGCGCGGCGTCGATTACGCGACGACGGTCGAGCACATCGAGCGCATCTCGCAACTGATCCTCGATATCTGCGGCGGCGAAGCCGGTCCCGTCGACGATCAGATCCTCAACGTGCCCGAGCGCCGTCCGGTTTCGATGCGCGTCTCGCGCGCGCATCGCATCATCGGTGTCGAGATCGGCGCGGAAGAGATCGCGCAGATTTTCACGCGGCTGAATCTCGCGTTCGAGCGCGACGGCGACACGTTCAAGGTGACGCCGCCGCCGTATCGCTTCGACATCGAGATCGAGGAAGACCTCATCGAGGAAGTCGCGCGCATTTACGGCTTCGAAAAGATTCCCGCGCGTCCGCCGGTGGCGGCGAGCGAGATGCGTCGCACCGACGAGACCAAGCGTTCCATCCACGCGCTGCGTCATGCCGTGGCCGCGCGCGATTACGCGGAGACCGTGAACTTCAGTTTCGTCGATGCGCAGTGGGAGCAGGACTTCGCCGGCAACGACAATCCGGTGAAGCTCGTCAATCCGATCGCGAGCCAGCATTCGGTCATGCGAACGACGCTGTTCGGCAGCCTCATCGACGTGTTGCGCTACAACCTGAATCGTCGCGCGGATCGCATCCGCGTGTTCGAGGCGGGGCGCGTGTTCCTGCGCGATGCGTCGGTGAAGGCGGGCGAACTGGCAGTCGAAGGCTTCGCGCAGCCGAAGATGATCGGCGCGCTCGCGTATGGTCCGGCGCTCGACGAGCAATGGGGCGTGGCCTCGCGCAACGTGGACTTCTTCGACGTGAAGGGCGACGTCGAAGCGCTCTTCGCGCCGGTCGCGCCGCGTTTCGTGAAGGCCGAGCATTCGGCGCTGCATCCGGGACGCAGCGCGCGCATCGAAGTAGCGGGGCGCGCGGTCGGCTGGATCGGCGAACTGCATCCGCGCTGGCTGCAGAAATACGATCTGCCGCACGCGCCGATTCTCTTCGAGGTCGAAGCCGACGCGCTGATGGACCGCGCACTGCCGACGCCTTCCGAGGTATCGAAATTCCCGCCGGTGCGACGCGATATCGCGGTCGTCGTCGACCAGTCCGTGCCGGTGCAGGCGCTGCTGGACGAGCTGGAAAACGCGCGTTCGGAGCCTGCCTGCAAGCATGTGACGAGGGTTGCGCTTTTCGACGAATTCCGTCCAAAATCAAACACTTCCGGCGGTTTGGGAGTGCATGAGAAAAGTCTTGCCTTCCGTGTAACGTTGCAAGATACTGGCGGCACGCTTCAGGACGAAACGGTCGATACGGCTATCAAAACGCTGGTGGATCGCCTGGCTCGAGTACACGGCGCGCGGCTGCGCGGATAG
- a CDS encoding short chain dehydrogenase, whose translation MRVLIVGATGLLGTQIARLLEAEHEIVTASRKGSDVAVDLSDKASIAAMFAQVRKVGAVLCVGGTAKFAPLDTLSDDDYAFSLANKLMGQVNLVRCATGHVDEGGAITLTSGVLAQQPMVGSAAVSIVNAGVEAFARVAALELHGRMRVNVVSPGWVAETLEAMGKDASQGIAAAEVAKAYKRTIDEAITGQVLLAAKS comes from the coding sequence ATGCGAGTGCTGATCGTGGGTGCAACGGGATTGCTGGGCACGCAGATCGCGCGATTGCTCGAAGCCGAGCACGAGATCGTCACGGCGAGCCGCAAGGGTTCGGATGTCGCGGTCGACTTGTCGGACAAAGCGAGCATCGCGGCGATGTTCGCGCAAGTAAGAAAGGTCGGCGCGGTCTTGTGCGTCGGCGGCACGGCGAAGTTTGCGCCGCTCGATACGCTCTCGGACGACGACTACGCGTTCAGTCTCGCCAACAAGCTGATGGGTCAGGTGAACCTCGTGCGCTGCGCGACGGGCCACGTCGATGAGGGCGGCGCCATCACATTGACGAGCGGCGTCCTCGCGCAGCAACCGATGGTCGGCAGCGCGGCGGTGAGCATCGTCAACGCGGGCGTCGAAGCATTCGCGCGCGTGGCCGCGCTGGAGCTTCACGGCAGGATGCGAGTGAATGTCGTGAGTCCCGGATGGGTCGCGGAGACGCTCGAAGCGATGGGCAAGGACGCGTCGCAGGGCATTGCGGCGGCGGAAGTCGCCAAGGCATACAAGCGCACGATCGACGAAGCGATCACCGGGCAGGTACTTCTCGCAGCGAAGTCGTGA
- a CDS encoding RidA family protein, whose translation MAVTRHHVGARLSEIAIHNGTVYLAGQIAEDTNQDIAGQTREVLGHIDRLLEEANSDKSHLLSVQIYISDMEHFAGMNAVWDAWVAPGHTPPRATVEAKLANPACLVEVVVVAAQRS comes from the coding sequence GCGGCTTTCCGAGATCGCGATTCACAACGGCACCGTGTATCTCGCGGGGCAGATCGCGGAAGACACGAACCAGGACATCGCGGGCCAGACGCGCGAAGTGCTGGGTCATATCGACCGTCTGCTCGAGGAGGCGAACAGCGACAAGTCGCATCTGCTGTCGGTGCAGATCTACATCTCGGACATGGAGCACTTCGCCGGCATGAACGCCGTCTGGGACGCGTGGGTGGCGCCCGGCCACACGCCGCCGCGCGCGACCGTCGAGGCGAAGCTCGCGAACCCCGCTTGCCTCGTGGAAGTCGTCGTGGTGGCGGCGCAGCGCAGCTAA
- the infC gene encoding translation initiation factor IF-3, with amino-acid sequence MATDKSSHRINGEISAPEVRLVGVDNEPLGIVKLAEAFRQSEQLDVDLVEIAPQASPPVCRLMDYGKFKYSEAKKQHEAKLKQKIVQVKEVKFRPGTDDGDYNVKLRNLTRFLEDGDKTKITLRFRGREMAHQEIGMRMLERLKSDLDEVGQVEQMPKMEGRQMIMVLAPKKKGK; translated from the coding sequence ATCGCTACTGATAAGTCGTCACATCGCATCAACGGTGAAATTTCCGCACCGGAAGTGCGCTTGGTCGGAGTGGACAACGAGCCGCTCGGGATCGTGAAACTGGCCGAGGCGTTCCGTCAATCGGAACAGCTCGATGTGGATCTCGTCGAAATCGCGCCGCAGGCCTCACCGCCTGTCTGCCGTTTGATGGACTACGGCAAGTTCAAGTACTCGGAAGCGAAGAAGCAGCACGAGGCGAAGCTCAAGCAGAAGATCGTGCAGGTGAAGGAAGTCAAATTCCGCCCCGGCACGGATGACGGTGACTACAACGTCAAGCTGCGCAACCTCACGCGCTTCCTCGAAGACGGCGACAAGACGAAAATCACGCTGCGTTTTCGCGGCCGCGAAATGGCGCACCAGGAAATTGGCATGCGCATGCTCGAACGCCTGAAGTCGGACCTGGACGAAGTCGGCCAGGTCGAGCAGATGCCGAAGATGGAAGGCCGCCAGATGATCATGGTCCTGGCGCCGAAGAAGAAGGGCAAGTAA